One window of Tenacibaculum maritimum NCIMB 2154 genomic DNA carries:
- a CDS encoding bifunctional aconitate hydratase 2/2-methylisocitrate dehydratase: protein MSIYKDYIKEIEDRKAQGLHPKPIDGAELVSEIIKQIKEETNEYREDSLNFFIYNVLPGTTSAAAVKAKFLKEIILGEFAVKEITAEFAFEQLSHMKGGPSVEVLLDLALGDDSEIAEAAAKVLKTQVFLYEADTERLKYAMKEGNTIAKEVIESYAKAEFFTKLPEVEEEIQVVTYVAGVGDISTDLLSPGADAHSRSDRELHGQSIFEHNKDMQKELLALKEKHPDKRVMLVAERGTMGVGSSRMSGVNNVALWTGISSSPYVPFINIAPVIAGTNGIAPIFLTTVGVTGGIGIDLKNWVKQKDEKGNTIVDEDGEPVLKQVYSVETGTVFTINTKSKKLYSGEKELKDISTALTPQKMEFIKAGGSYAVVFGKKLQTFACKALGIEVPQVYAPSKEISIEGQGLTAVEKIFNKNAVGTTPGKVLHTGSNVRVEVNIVGSQDTTGLMTSQELEMMAATIISPIVDAGYQSGCHTASVWDDKSKANIPRLMKFMNDFGLITARDPKGKYHAMTDVIHKVLNDLAVDDWDVIIGGDSHTRMSKGVAFGADSGTVALALATGEATMPIPESVKVTFKGDMRSYMDFRDVVHATQQQMLKQFGGENVFQGRIIEVHIGTLTSDQAFTFTDWTAEMKAKASICISEDETLIESLEIARDRIQIMIDKGMDNEKQVLKGLIDKANNRIQEVKTGAKPALRPDANAKYYAEVVIDLDEIAEPMIADPDVNNEDVSKRYTHDTIRPLSYYGGTKKVDLGFIGSCMVHKGDMKILAQMLKNIEAQQGKVEFKAPLVVAPPTYNIVDELKEEGDWEVLKKYSGFEFDDNAPKGLARTKYENMLYLERPGCNLCMGNQEKAEPGDTVMATSTRLFQGRVVKDSGEKKGESLLSSTPVVVLSTVLGRTPTMEEYEAAVDGIVLTKFKPSQKKLVI from the coding sequence ATGAGCATTTATAAGGATTATATAAAAGAAATAGAAGACCGGAAAGCTCAAGGACTTCATCCAAAACCTATTGATGGTGCGGAGTTAGTGAGTGAAATCATTAAGCAAATTAAAGAGGAAACTAATGAATATAGAGAAGATTCTCTTAATTTTTTCATTTATAATGTGCTTCCTGGTACTACGAGTGCAGCTGCTGTAAAAGCTAAATTTTTAAAAGAAATTATTCTTGGTGAATTTGCTGTAAAAGAAATCACTGCTGAATTTGCTTTTGAGCAATTGTCGCATATGAAAGGTGGTCCTTCGGTAGAGGTGTTATTAGATTTAGCTTTAGGAGATGATTCAGAAATAGCAGAGGCTGCCGCTAAGGTTTTAAAAACACAAGTGTTTTTATACGAAGCGGATACAGAGCGTTTGAAGTATGCTATGAAAGAAGGAAATACTATTGCTAAAGAAGTTATAGAGAGTTATGCAAAAGCTGAGTTCTTTACAAAATTACCAGAGGTTGAAGAAGAGATTCAAGTAGTAACTTATGTAGCTGGTGTAGGAGATATTTCGACTGATTTATTATCTCCTGGAGCAGATGCACATTCAAGATCCGACCGTGAATTGCATGGACAGTCTATTTTTGAGCATAATAAAGATATGCAAAAAGAGTTGCTAGCATTAAAAGAGAAACATCCTGATAAACGAGTGATGTTAGTGGCAGAAAGAGGTACTATGGGAGTTGGATCTTCAAGAATGTCGGGAGTTAATAATGTGGCTTTATGGACAGGAATTTCTTCAAGCCCTTATGTACCATTTATAAATATAGCTCCTGTAATTGCAGGAACAAACGGAATAGCTCCTATTTTCTTAACTACTGTAGGAGTAACAGGGGGGATTGGTATTGATCTGAAAAATTGGGTGAAACAAAAAGATGAGAAAGGCAATACTATCGTAGATGAAGATGGAGAGCCAGTACTAAAGCAAGTGTATTCCGTAGAAACAGGTACTGTGTTTACAATCAATACGAAGAGTAAAAAGTTGTATAGTGGAGAAAAGGAGCTAAAAGATATTTCAACTGCTCTAACACCACAAAAAATGGAGTTTATCAAAGCAGGTGGCTCTTATGCTGTAGTTTTTGGAAAGAAATTACAAACATTTGCTTGCAAAGCTTTAGGTATTGAAGTACCGCAAGTGTACGCCCCATCGAAAGAAATTTCTATTGAAGGACAAGGATTAACAGCTGTTGAAAAGATATTTAATAAAAATGCTGTAGGAACTACTCCTGGTAAGGTGTTACATACAGGATCTAATGTTCGTGTAGAAGTAAATATTGTAGGGTCTCAAGATACTACTGGTTTAATGACTTCTCAGGAGTTGGAAATGATGGCGGCTACTATAATTTCTCCAATTGTTGATGCAGGATATCAATCAGGCTGTCATACAGCTTCTGTTTGGGATGATAAATCTAAAGCTAATATTCCAAGATTGATGAAGTTTATGAATGACTTTGGTTTAATTACAGCTCGTGATCCAAAAGGGAAATACCATGCAATGACTGATGTTATTCATAAGGTATTGAATGATCTTGCTGTTGATGATTGGGATGTGATTATAGGTGGAGATTCGCATACACGTATGTCTAAAGGAGTGGCTTTTGGTGCTGATTCAGGAACGGTGGCATTAGCTTTGGCAACAGGAGAAGCTACAATGCCTATTCCAGAGTCTGTAAAGGTTACTTTTAAAGGAGATATGAGGAGTTATATGGATTTCCGAGATGTGGTGCATGCTACTCAACAACAAATGCTAAAACAGTTTGGAGGAGAAAATGTATTCCAAGGAAGAATTATTGAAGTTCATATTGGTACATTAACTTCTGATCAAGCTTTTACGTTTACAGATTGGACGGCAGAAATGAAAGCAAAAGCATCTATCTGTATTTCAGAAGATGAAACTTTAATAGAGTCGTTGGAAATTGCTAGGGACCGTATCCAAATCATGATTGATAAGGGAATGGATAATGAAAAGCAGGTGCTAAAAGGGTTGATAGATAAAGCAAATAATAGAATTCAAGAAGTAAAAACGGGAGCAAAACCAGCATTACGCCCTGATGCTAATGCTAAGTATTATGCAGAGGTAGTTATTGATTTGGATGAAATTGCTGAACCAATGATTGCTGACCCTGATGTGAATAATGAAGATGTTTCTAAACGTTATACTCATGATACTATTAGGCCATTATCATATTATGGAGGTACGAAAAAAGTAGATTTAGGTTTTATCGGTTCTTGTATGGTTCATAAAGGAGATATGAAAATTTTGGCCCAAATGTTGAAAAATATCGAGGCGCAACAAGGAAAAGTCGAGTTTAAAGCTCCTTTAGTAGTAGCACCTCCTACCTACAATATTGTAGATGAATTGAAGGAAGAAGGTGATTGGGAAGTGTTAAAAAAATATTCAGGTTTTGAGTTTGATGACAATGCACCTAAAGGCTTGGCTCGTACTAAATATGAGAATATGTTGTATTTAGAGCGTCCTGGATGTAACTTATGTATGGGGAATCAAGAGAAGGCGGAGCCGGGGGATACTGTAATGGCAACCTCAACACGTTTGTTCCAAGGAAGAGTTGTAAAGGATTCTGGAGAGAAAAAGGGAGAATCACTATTATCATCAACTCCAGTGGTAGTTTTATCTACTGTTTTAGGAAGAACGCCAACAATGGAGGAATATGAGGCAGCTGTTGATGGAATTGTATTAACTAAATTTAAACCTTCTCAAAAGAAATTAGTGATATAA
- a CDS encoding helix-turn-helix domain-containing protein, whose product MGRLTQIRIREDLDTLESYKQKVTNFKSSQKLKVLFLISSGGYKTLGPIASILSINYSTLHRWLKIYREKGIDYYLSPDKRNRSSKIITPAIHKELQNLLNQERVQFNGYKDVQKWLEVNHGVKIEYQWLWKYLKTKLGTTLKVPRKSNVKKDKDASAEFFKTS is encoded by the coding sequence ATGGGAAGACTGACTCAAATCCGTATTAGAGAAGATTTAGACACATTAGAATCGTACAAACAAAAAGTAACCAATTTTAAGAGTTCACAAAAGCTTAAAGTTTTGTTTTTAATTAGCTCAGGAGGTTATAAAACATTAGGTCCAATAGCTAGTATCCTTTCTATCAATTATAGTACTCTTCATAGATGGTTGAAGATATATAGAGAAAAAGGAATAGATTATTATCTAAGTCCAGACAAACGTAATAGATCCTCAAAAATAATTACTCCTGCTATTCACAAGGAGTTACAGAATCTGTTGAACCAAGAAAGAGTTCAATTCAATGGTTATAAAGATGTTCAAAAGTGGTTAGAAGTAAATCACGGTGTTAAGATTGAATATCAATGGCTTTGGAAATACTTAAAAACTAAATTAGGTACTACTCTTAAAGTTCCAAGAAAAAGTAACGTTAAGAAAGATAAAGATGCTTCGGCTGAATTTTTTAAAACTTCCTGA
- a CDS encoding IS630 family transposase: MLRLNFLKLPDRFNSIRDSLNKNNRFDSVNLYFQDESRFGLKTFVGKCLSLVGLKPVVSYQHKFSNTYLWGSYSPINGDSFVWEINGVDSKIFEAYLAAFSLHNPNEYKIVVIDNAAFHSSKNINVPDNIFLLRIPPYTPELNPCEQIWQYIKYRFRNKYFQNMTELKQWLYQIVNQMDNELIKSIVADYRYKEIFITHFKV, from the coding sequence ATGCTTCGGCTGAATTTTTTAAAACTTCCTGATAGGTTTAATTCGATTAGAGATAGTCTAAATAAGAATAATAGATTTGATAGCGTCAATTTATATTTTCAAGATGAATCTCGATTTGGTCTGAAGACCTTTGTAGGTAAATGTCTATCGTTAGTAGGATTAAAACCAGTAGTGTCTTACCAACATAAATTTTCTAATACTTACCTGTGGGGTAGCTATTCTCCTATAAATGGAGATAGTTTTGTGTGGGAAATTAATGGAGTAGATTCAAAAATATTTGAAGCCTATTTAGCGGCTTTTTCTCTACATAATCCTAACGAATATAAAATTGTAGTTATAGATAATGCCGCTTTTCATTCCTCAAAAAATATTAATGTGCCTGATAATATTTTTCTCTTGAGAATACCTCCGTACACACCAGAACTTAATCCCTGTGAACAAATATGGCAATATATCAAGTATCGTTTTAGAAATAAGTATTTTCAAAATATGACAGAATTAAAACAATGGTTATATCAAATTGTAAATCAAATGGACAATGAACTTATAAAATCAATTGTAGCTGATTATAGATACAAAGAAATATTTATAACGCATTTTAAAGTTTAA